In Streptomyces sp. NBC_00878, a single window of DNA contains:
- a CDS encoding alpha/beta fold hydrolase produces MSGAVYSFGQYELDTDRRRLSHDGQPVPIEPQTADLLCHLVEHRDRVVPEEELLDTVGRGRTASEAALATWLRSARLAIGDSATRQRCIRTVRERGHQFVAQVTVASATPSAAPTAAVAAAAEADHEVIRFCRSADGTRIAYATTGEGPPLVKTANWLTHLDLDRTTPMWAHWFDGLTRGRQLIRYDERGCGLSEWSVPSFALDDLVDDLDSVVNAAGLDRFPLLGVSQGGAVAVAYAARHPERVSRLILTASYARGRQIRAADDAERDAAQVDLNIARAGWRSQDSSFLRFFASQFLADATPAEWDAFAAYQRQTTSPANGLRFLEEFTRIDVSGIAHQVTCPTLIIHSRDDARVPVAQALELATLISDSRLILLESRNHLFTADDPAWPTFLSHLDTFLAE; encoded by the coding sequence GTGAGCGGCGCTGTTTACTCTTTCGGGCAGTACGAGTTGGACACGGATCGCCGTCGGCTCAGCCACGACGGGCAGCCGGTCCCCATCGAACCTCAAACTGCGGATCTGCTCTGCCACCTCGTCGAGCACCGCGACCGCGTCGTGCCCGAGGAGGAGCTGCTCGACACGGTGGGGCGCGGCCGCACGGCCAGCGAGGCCGCGCTCGCCACCTGGTTACGCAGCGCCCGCCTCGCGATCGGTGACAGCGCCACGCGACAGCGGTGCATTCGCACGGTGCGCGAGCGCGGCCATCAGTTCGTCGCGCAGGTGACGGTGGCTTCCGCCACACCGTCCGCCGCACCCACCGCCGCCGTTGCGGCGGCGGCCGAGGCGGACCACGAGGTCATACGGTTCTGCCGGTCCGCGGACGGCACTCGCATCGCCTACGCCACCACAGGCGAAGGCCCGCCGTTGGTGAAGACGGCCAACTGGCTGACCCACCTCGACCTCGATCGGACCACCCCGATGTGGGCGCACTGGTTCGACGGTCTCACCCGCGGCCGGCAGCTCATCCGCTACGACGAGCGGGGCTGCGGCCTCTCCGAATGGAGTGTGCCCAGCTTCGCCCTCGACGACCTGGTCGACGACCTCGACTCCGTGGTCAATGCCGCCGGCCTCGACCGCTTCCCTCTGCTCGGGGTGTCACAGGGCGGCGCGGTGGCGGTTGCCTACGCGGCGCGCCATCCCGAGCGGGTCAGTCGGCTGATCCTCACCGCGTCCTACGCCCGTGGACGCCAGATCCGAGCCGCCGACGACGCCGAGCGCGATGCCGCTCAGGTCGACCTGAACATCGCCCGCGCCGGATGGCGTTCCCAGGACAGCAGCTTCCTGCGCTTCTTCGCCTCGCAGTTCCTCGCTGACGCCACACCAGCGGAATGGGACGCGTTCGCCGCCTACCAGCGCCAGACGACCTCGCCCGCCAACGGCCTGCGCTTCCTGGAAGAGTTCACCCGCATCGACGTCTCCGGAATCGCCCACCAGGTAACCTGCCCCACGCTGATCATCCACTCCCGCGACGACGCGCGGGTCCCCGTCGCACAGGCCCTGGAACTGGCCACGCTCATCTCCGACAGCCGGTTGATCCTCCTCGAAAGCCGCAACCACCTGTTCACCGCCGACGACCCGGCCTGGCCCACCTTCCTCTCCCACCTCGACACCTTCCTCGCCGAGTAG
- a CDS encoding AMP-binding protein, translated as MIYNSKYPDVTVIDRPVHEWVLGDAARRGTRPAMVDVSSGQTFTYGELATLVRQLAAGLAAEGIGKGDVVALHSPNTILFPVVLYATTITGGTVTTLSPLATPAEIAKQLIDAEARLMVSVSALIETARAAVELVRRQTGRDIEILVCDTADGHRPVLGLLCDGDVPAFELDPAVDVAVLPYSSGTTGVPKGVMLTHRNLCTNLEQMNGLHRVGENDRVIAILPFFHIFGLTALVNNALHRGATVYVHSRFNLDAFLTSLERDRITHAYVAPPVMLALAKHPAVGNLDLSNLRRIICAAAPLDAGVQAAVADRLGVEIGQAYGMTELSPASHLHADGNLDEPIACVGHLLPSTRARLVDPVTGLDVAAGQPGEVWIQGPQVMKGYFGRPEDTDATVDVDGWLHTGDIGRVDEDGNWFIVDRVKELIKYKGYQVAPAELEAILLNHPGIADAAVIGVDDEEGNEVPKAFVVPVPGASVTADEVMTHVEGQVAPYKKIRRVEFIEAVPKAASGKILRRRLREGGPARP; from the coding sequence ATGATCTACAACAGCAAGTACCCGGATGTCACAGTCATCGATCGTCCCGTCCATGAATGGGTGCTCGGCGATGCCGCGCGGCGCGGAACCCGGCCGGCCATGGTGGACGTGTCCAGTGGACAGACGTTCACCTACGGTGAGTTGGCCACGCTGGTCCGCCAACTGGCGGCAGGCCTTGCCGCCGAAGGCATCGGCAAGGGTGACGTGGTCGCTCTGCACTCACCGAACACGATCCTGTTCCCCGTGGTCCTCTACGCCACCACCATCACGGGCGGGACGGTGACCACGCTGTCGCCGCTGGCCACACCGGCTGAGATCGCCAAGCAGCTGATCGACGCCGAGGCGCGTCTGATGGTGAGTGTGTCCGCGCTGATCGAGACGGCGCGGGCCGCGGTCGAGCTGGTCCGGCGGCAGACCGGCCGGGACATCGAGATCCTGGTGTGCGACACGGCCGACGGCCACCGTCCGGTGCTGGGGCTGCTCTGCGACGGCGACGTGCCGGCGTTCGAGCTCGATCCGGCTGTGGACGTCGCCGTGCTGCCCTATTCGAGCGGCACGACGGGCGTGCCCAAGGGCGTGATGCTGACCCACCGCAACCTGTGCACCAACCTCGAGCAGATGAACGGTCTGCATCGGGTCGGCGAGAACGACCGTGTCATCGCGATCCTGCCCTTCTTCCACATCTTCGGGCTGACTGCCCTGGTCAACAACGCGCTGCACCGTGGTGCGACCGTCTACGTGCACTCCCGGTTCAATCTCGACGCGTTCCTGACCAGCCTGGAGCGCGACCGCATCACCCATGCGTACGTCGCCCCGCCGGTGATGCTGGCCCTGGCCAAGCACCCCGCGGTCGGAAACCTGGACCTGTCGAATCTTCGACGCATCATCTGTGCCGCGGCGCCGCTCGACGCGGGGGTGCAGGCGGCGGTGGCCGACCGGCTGGGTGTGGAGATCGGGCAGGCGTACGGAATGACCGAGCTGTCTCCCGCCTCGCATCTCCATGCCGACGGCAACCTCGACGAGCCCATCGCGTGCGTGGGGCACCTGCTCCCGTCGACTCGGGCGCGCCTGGTCGACCCGGTCACCGGGCTGGACGTGGCGGCAGGCCAACCCGGCGAGGTGTGGATCCAGGGACCGCAGGTGATGAAGGGCTACTTCGGCCGCCCCGAGGACACCGACGCGACGGTCGACGTCGACGGATGGCTGCACACCGGCGACATCGGTCGGGTCGACGAGGACGGGAACTGGTTCATCGTCGACCGGGTGAAGGAACTCATCAAGTACAAGGGCTACCAGGTGGCGCCCGCCGAACTCGAAGCGATCCTCCTCAACCATCCCGGCATCGCCGACGCGGCGGTGATCGGCGTCGATGACGAGGAAGGCAACGAGGTGCCCAAAGCGTTCGTGGTGCCGGTGCCCGGGGCGTCGGTCACCGCCGACGAGGTGATGACCCACGTCGAGGGCCAGGTCGCCCCGTACAAGAAGATCCGCCGGGTCGAGTTCATCGAAGCGGTGCCAAAGGCGGCCTCCGGCAAGATCCTGCGGCGCCGGCTACGGGAGGGCGGGCCGGCACGCCCCTGA
- a CDS encoding DNA-directed RNA polymerase subunit alpha, giving the protein MLIAQRPSLTEEVVDEFRSRFVIEPLEPGFGYTLGNSLRRTLLSSIPGAAVTSIRIDGVLHEFTTVPGVREDVTDLILNIKQLVVSSEQDEPVVMYLRKRGPGRVTAADIDLRAGVEAHNPDLVLATLNGKGKLEMELTVERGRGYVSAVQNKQVGQEIGRIPVDSIYSPVLKVTYKVEATRVEQRTDFDKLIVDVETKQAMLPRDAMASAGKTLVELFGLARELNVEAEGIDMGPSPTDAAHTADLALPIEELDLTVRSYNCLKREGIHSVGELVDRSEADMLDIRNFGAKSIDEVKAKLAGMGLALKDSPPGFAPTAAYSADDDADAGLVETEQY; this is encoded by the coding sequence GTGCTCATTGCTCAGCGTCCGTCCCTGACCGAAGAGGTCGTCGACGAGTTCCGCTCCCGGTTCGTGATCGAGCCGCTGGAGCCGGGCTTCGGCTACACCCTCGGCAACTCCCTGCGTCGTACGCTCCTTTCCTCGATCCCGGGCGCCGCGGTCACGTCCATCCGTATTGACGGTGTCCTGCACGAGTTCACCACCGTGCCGGGCGTCAGGGAGGACGTCACCGACCTGATCCTCAACATCAAGCAGCTGGTCGTGAGTAGTGAGCAGGACGAGCCGGTCGTGATGTACCTGCGCAAGCGGGGTCCAGGTCGGGTCACCGCTGCCGATATCGACCTGCGGGCCGGTGTCGAGGCGCACAACCCCGACCTGGTCCTCGCCACGCTCAATGGCAAGGGCAAGCTGGAGATGGAGCTGACCGTCGAGCGCGGTCGCGGCTACGTCTCCGCCGTCCAGAACAAGCAGGTCGGTCAGGAGATCGGGCGCATCCCGGTCGACTCGATCTACTCGCCCGTTCTGAAGGTCACGTACAAGGTCGAGGCGACGCGTGTCGAGCAGCGCACCGACTTCGACAAGCTGATCGTCGACGTCGAGACCAAGCAGGCCATGCTTCCGCGTGACGCCATGGCGTCGGCCGGCAAGACCCTGGTGGAGCTGTTCGGTCTGGCCCGCGAGCTCAACGTCGAGGCGGAGGGCATCGACATGGGTCCGTCCCCGACGGACGCCGCTCACACTGCCGACTTGGCTCTGCCGATCGAGGAGCTCGACCTCACCGTCCGCTCCTACAACTGCCTCAAGCGCGAAGGCATCCACTCCGTGGGTGAACTCGTCGACCGCTCCGAGGCCGACATGCTCGACATCCGCAACTTCGGTGCGAAGTCCATCGACGAGGTCAAGGCGAAGCTCGCCGGCATGGGCCTGGCTCTCAAGGACAGCCCGCCCGGATTCGCCCCGACCGCCGCCTACAGCGCGGACGACGATGCGGACGCGGGCCTCGTCGAGACCGAGCAGTACTAG
- a CDS encoding STAS domain-containing protein, with protein MEVQPLRLTPRWADVGLLVVEAEGVFNATTAPLLCGPLVRLLRVGHRRFVVDAERVTHFNTVGIQLLAATRQKIRAEGGTLALVAGSDARSAFETADLGRPTFLYTTVVEAARACETSHQD; from the coding sequence ATGGAGGTACAGCCGCTACGGCTCACCCCTCGCTGGGCCGATGTCGGCCTGCTGGTCGTCGAAGCGGAAGGAGTCTTCAATGCGACTACGGCGCCCTTGTTGTGCGGGCCGCTTGTCAGGCTCCTGCGCGTGGGACACCGCCGCTTCGTGGTCGATGCCGAACGGGTGACACACTTCAACACCGTCGGTATCCAACTGCTGGCCGCGACACGCCAAAAGATCCGAGCCGAGGGCGGCACGCTGGCCCTGGTCGCGGGGTCGGATGCGCGAAGCGCCTTCGAGACCGCGGACCTCGGCCGACCGACTTTTCTGTACACCACCGTTGTCGAGGCGGCCCGGGCCTGCGAAACCTCACACCAGGACTGA
- a CDS encoding DUF1775 domain-containing protein yields the protein MSVHHAARAAGRVAAAGAAALTAALALADPASAHAEVEADAPRALAENVTLTFVSEAESDTAGFTELRVVLPDGIAPGDVTLADAPKGWKLKPGDDGYAVAGPALRTGVDAEYKVRVRQLPDAGQLVFKTLETYGDGETARWIELPGGGVEPEQPAPVLKLRAAASGTASSDPSPSASGPSASGPSAEATDARLAGKTATAQESGSSAGLIVGSAIAVLLVLGGGAWWLGRRRVSSGASDVPAADPES from the coding sequence GTGTCCGTGCACCACGCTGCCCGCGCGGCGGGCCGTGTCGCCGCGGCCGGCGCCGCCGCGCTGACGGCCGCCCTGGCCCTGGCCGATCCCGCCTCCGCTCACGCGGAGGTCGAAGCCGACGCCCCGCGGGCCCTGGCCGAGAACGTCACACTCACTTTCGTCTCCGAGGCGGAGTCGGACACCGCCGGTTTCACCGAACTGCGCGTCGTCCTGCCCGACGGCATCGCACCGGGTGACGTCACGCTCGCCGATGCACCCAAGGGGTGGAAGCTGAAGCCTGGCGACGACGGTTACGCCGTCGCAGGCCCTGCCCTCAGAACCGGAGTCGACGCCGAATACAAGGTCAGGGTCCGGCAGTTGCCGGACGCCGGGCAGCTCGTGTTCAAGACCCTCGAGACCTACGGCGACGGCGAGACCGCCCGCTGGATCGAGCTGCCGGGCGGCGGCGTGGAGCCCGAGCAGCCTGCTCCCGTGTTGAAGCTGCGGGCTGCGGCATCAGGCACGGCCTCTTCCGACCCGAGTCCGTCCGCCAGCGGCCCGTCCGCCAGCGGCCCGTCCGCCGAAGCGACGGACGCCCGGCTTGCCGGGAAGACAGCGACTGCTCAGGAATCCGGGTCGTCCGCCGGCCTGATAGTCGGCTCCGCGATCGCCGTGCTGCTCGTGCTGGGCGGCGGCGCGTGGTGGCTGGGCAGGCGCCGAGTCTCCTCGGGAGCATCCGATGTCCCCGCAGCCGACCCGGAGTCCTGA
- a CDS encoding copper resistance CopC/CopD family protein encodes MERRHVNESGHIGRALLVVVAVLAGVLLGGAAPASAHAVLTGSDPRESSVLKTAPKQVTATFNESVSLAEDSLRVLDPDGRPVTAGDPAHADGKRDTARVALTGGLKEGTYTVSWRVLSADSHAVSGAFVFSVGAPSQTRAEAAAESAVDSVVDVLYGIGRYVAYAGLALLIGLAVFVLVCWPEATSLRGVRRLFLAGWWALALSTVTLLLARGPYASGDGPAGVFDPRLLRSTAESRPGVALLVRLALLLLIALLLRRRDRSEWQADRRRAAGGCALAFGLAGTWAVAEHASTGIQVPAAMVSSVLHLLAMAVWLGGLTALLVALVRAPADNPLPPAAVARFSRLALVSVAVLAATGVYQSWRGLGSWEAFTTPYGRTLALKVGAVTLMLAAASYSRNWTERLLHVPREEPVLVTVGGDESPPPDRTDETGTAGPGSQEQRRGLRRSVLAEVVIGVVVLAVTTVLTGSQPGRADAETVAASRVPGRPDVNLTMVPFDTGASGRTGSGRVQITLQPGRVGRNVVEATAYGADGSLIAIPELRLTLTHSEQGVGPLDAGLADQSGYWGSDNLSLPIAGTWMMRATVRVSDIDQVTVEETVNIIP; translated from the coding sequence GTGGAACGACGACACGTGAACGAGAGCGGTCACATCGGCAGGGCGTTGCTGGTGGTGGTCGCCGTACTCGCGGGTGTCCTGCTCGGCGGCGCGGCACCGGCTTCGGCGCACGCGGTGCTGACCGGCAGCGACCCGCGCGAGAGCAGCGTGCTCAAGACGGCGCCGAAGCAGGTCACGGCCACATTCAATGAGTCCGTCAGCCTCGCCGAGGACTCCCTGCGTGTACTCGACCCCGACGGCCGTCCGGTGACCGCGGGCGACCCCGCGCATGCGGACGGCAAGAGGGACACCGCCCGCGTGGCGTTGACCGGCGGTTTGAAGGAGGGCACGTACACCGTCTCCTGGCGGGTGCTGTCGGCGGACAGTCACGCCGTCTCCGGTGCCTTCGTCTTCTCCGTCGGCGCGCCCTCGCAGACCCGTGCCGAGGCCGCCGCCGAGTCTGCCGTGGACTCCGTGGTCGACGTGCTCTACGGCATCGGCCGCTACGTCGCCTATGCCGGCCTGGCCCTGTTGATCGGCCTGGCGGTGTTCGTCCTGGTCTGCTGGCCCGAGGCCACCTCGCTACGGGGAGTGCGCAGGCTGTTCCTGGCCGGGTGGTGGGCGCTGGCGCTGTCGACGGTCACGCTGCTGCTGGCACGCGGACCGTACGCGAGCGGGGATGGGCCGGCCGGGGTGTTCGACCCGCGGCTGCTGCGGAGCACGGCGGAGAGTCGGCCGGGCGTCGCGCTGCTGGTCCGCCTGGCCCTGCTCCTGCTGATCGCTCTGCTCCTGAGGAGGCGTGACCGGTCCGAGTGGCAGGCCGACCGGCGTAGGGCTGCGGGGGGCTGTGCTCTCGCCTTTGGCCTGGCCGGGACCTGGGCGGTGGCCGAGCACGCCTCCACCGGCATTCAGGTACCGGCGGCGATGGTCTCGTCCGTACTGCACCTGCTGGCCATGGCGGTGTGGCTCGGTGGTCTGACGGCGCTGCTGGTGGCTCTGGTGCGGGCCCCGGCCGACAACCCGCTCCCGCCCGCCGCCGTGGCACGCTTCTCCCGGCTCGCCCTCGTCTCCGTAGCAGTGCTGGCGGCCACCGGTGTGTACCAGTCCTGGCGCGGGCTCGGCTCCTGGGAGGCGTTCACCACCCCGTACGGCAGGACGCTCGCCCTGAAGGTCGGGGCCGTGACGCTGATGCTGGCGGCTGCGTCGTACTCCCGGAACTGGACCGAGCGGCTGCTGCACGTGCCCCGGGAGGAACCGGTGCTGGTCACGGTGGGCGGCGACGAAAGTCCTCCGCCCGACCGGACGGATGAAACCGGTACGGCCGGGCCTGGCTCTCAGGAGCAGCGGCGCGGCCTGCGCAGGTCCGTATTGGCCGAGGTGGTGATCGGTGTCGTGGTGCTCGCGGTGACGACTGTACTGACGGGGAGTCAGCCAGGCCGGGCCGACGCCGAGACCGTGGCGGCTTCCCGGGTGCCCGGGCGGCCCGATGTGAACCTGACGATGGTGCCGTTCGACACGGGCGCCTCGGGCCGCACAGGGAGCGGCAGGGTGCAGATCACCCTGCAGCCGGGCCGGGTCGGCCGGAACGTGGTGGAAGCCACCGCCTACGGCGCTGACGGAAGCCTCATCGCCATCCCCGAACTGCGCCTGACCCTCACCCACTCCGAGCAGGGAGTCGGACCGCTCGATGCCGGACTCGCCGACCAGAGCGGCTACTGGGGCAGCGACAACCTCAGCCTCCCGATCGCTGGGACGTGGATGATGCGGGCGACCGTCCGCGTCTCCGATATCGACCAGGTCACCGTGGAGGAGACCGTGAACATCATCCCCTGA